One genomic segment of Protaetiibacter intestinalis includes these proteins:
- a CDS encoding SDR family oxidoreductase: MGILDDFRLDGRLALVTGASRGIGAAIAVALAEAGADVVGVSRTMTPDGGDTGAAVRAAGREFTGIAAELSDARGVEALLLELATLDRPVDILVNNAGIAERNPAESHGDAQWEAVLAVNLHAPFLLARELGRGMLERGHGRILFLSSMNAFQGGRNVVGYAASKAGVGGIVRALANEWSDRGVTVNAIAPGYVETELTLGADGDPERIAALTPRIPVGRWARPRDLAGAAVFLASDASAYVTGVTLPVDGGWLVR, translated from the coding sequence ATGGGCATCCTCGACGACTTCCGGCTCGACGGCCGGCTCGCGCTGGTCACCGGGGCGAGCCGCGGCATCGGCGCCGCGATCGCCGTCGCACTCGCCGAGGCGGGGGCGGATGTCGTGGGCGTCTCGCGCACGATGACGCCCGACGGTGGCGACACGGGCGCCGCGGTGCGCGCCGCGGGCCGGGAGTTCACGGGGATCGCCGCCGAGCTCTCCGACGCCCGCGGCGTCGAGGCGCTGCTGCTCGAGCTCGCGACCCTGGACCGCCCCGTCGACATCCTCGTCAACAACGCCGGCATCGCGGAGCGCAACCCCGCCGAGTCGCACGGCGACGCCCAGTGGGAGGCCGTGCTCGCGGTGAACCTGCACGCGCCGTTCCTGCTGGCCCGCGAGCTCGGCCGCGGCATGCTGGAGCGCGGACACGGCCGCATCCTCTTCCTCTCCTCGATGAACGCGTTCCAGGGCGGGCGCAACGTCGTCGGCTACGCCGCCAGCAAGGCGGGCGTGGGCGGCATCGTGCGCGCCCTCGCGAACGAGTGGTCGGATCGCGGGGTCACCGTCAACGCGATCGCCCCCGGCTACGTCGAGACGGAGCTCACCCTGGGCGCCGACGGCGACCCCGAGCGCATCGCGGCGCTCACCCCGCGCATCCCCGTGGGCCGCTGGGCGCGGCCGCGGGATCTCGCGGGCGCGGCCGTGTTCCTCGCCTCGGACGCCTCGGCGTACGTGACCGGCGTCACGCTGCCCGTCGACGGCGGCTGGCTCGTACGCTGA
- a CDS encoding ABC transporter ATP-binding protein, which produces MPTSPDPVVPLASPGAGPTVFEVENLNVAYGRVHVLQDVSFSMGTEPLGMVGRNGMGKSTLTNAIAGFLPVRSGSIRFEGGELVGRQPYQINRAGVGYVPQGRRIFPSLTVHEHLTMVKRARGARWDVPAVYELFPRLAERRRNGGAELSGGEQQMLAIGRALLSNPRLLVMDEPSEGLAPAVVDHLAEVFRRLVSEGQAVLLIEQNLRFATELCDRILVMVNGRIAADLSAHEIANDEAVQNKYLGVV; this is translated from the coding sequence TTGCCGACGTCGCCTGACCCCGTCGTCCCCCTCGCCTCGCCCGGCGCCGGGCCGACCGTGTTCGAGGTCGAGAACCTCAACGTGGCCTACGGGCGCGTGCACGTGCTGCAGGACGTGAGCTTCTCGATGGGCACCGAGCCGCTCGGGATGGTCGGCCGCAACGGCATGGGCAAGTCGACGCTCACCAACGCGATCGCCGGCTTCCTGCCGGTGCGCAGCGGCTCGATCCGCTTCGAGGGCGGCGAGCTCGTCGGGCGCCAGCCGTACCAGATCAACCGCGCCGGGGTCGGCTACGTGCCCCAGGGTCGGCGGATCTTCCCCTCGCTCACGGTGCACGAGCACCTGACGATGGTCAAGCGCGCGCGGGGTGCGCGCTGGGACGTGCCCGCGGTGTACGAACTGTTCCCGCGGCTCGCCGAGCGTCGCCGCAACGGCGGCGCCGAGCTCTCCGGCGGCGAGCAGCAGATGCTCGCGATCGGCCGCGCCCTGCTGTCGAACCCGCGCCTGCTCGTCATGGACGAGCCGAGCGAGGGCCTCGCGCCCGCCGTCGTCGACCACCTCGCCGAGGTGTTCCGACGACTCGTGAGCGAGGGGCAGGCGGTGCTGCTCATCGAGCAGAACCTGCGGTTCGCGACCGAGCTGTGCGACCGCATCCTCGTGATGGTGAACGGGCGCATCGCCGCCGACCTGAGCGCCCACGAGATCGCGAACGACGAGGCCGTGCAGAACAAGTACCTCGGCGTCGTCTGA